The Streptomyces sp. NBC_00344 genome includes a window with the following:
- a CDS encoding roadblock/LC7 domain-containing protein produces MTAPKSAVHNAAGGPGELNWLLDELVERVGSIRKALVLSGDGLATGTSKDLTREDGEHLAAVASGFHSLAKGVGRHFDAGRVRQTVVELDEAFLFITAAGDGSCLAVLSDADSDVGLVAYEMTLMVKRVGAHLATAPRTGLTAGG; encoded by the coding sequence ATGACCGCACCGAAGTCCGCAGTACACAACGCCGCAGGAGGGCCCGGCGAGCTCAACTGGCTTCTGGACGAGCTGGTCGAACGGGTCGGCAGCATCCGCAAGGCGCTGGTGCTCTCCGGTGACGGCCTCGCCACCGGCACTTCCAAGGACCTGACCCGTGAGGACGGTGAGCATCTCGCCGCCGTCGCCTCCGGGTTCCACAGTCTGGCCAAGGGCGTCGGCCGCCACTTCGACGCGGGGCGCGTCCGCCAGACCGTCGTGGAGCTCGACGAGGCCTTCCTCTTCATCACGGCCGCGGGCGACGGCAGCTGTCTCGCCGTGCTGTCCGACGCCGACTCCGACGTGGGCCTGGTCGCCTACGAGATGACGCTGATGGTCAAGCGGGTCGGAGCCCACCTCGCGACCGCGCCGCGGACCGGGCTCACCGCGGGAGGGTGA
- a CDS encoding LamB/YcsF family protein encodes MTTIDLNADLGEGFGRWALTDDDALLSVVTSANVACGFHAGDPSTMRRVCDLGAERGVVIGAQVSYRDLAGFGRRAMEVPADELADEVAYQIGALDVFARAAGTRVSYVKPHGALYNRTVHDDVQAGAVVAGVRLAGGGLPVLGLPGSRLLAAAAAAGLAPVPEAFADRAYTAQSTLVPRSLPGAVVHDPDAVLARALSMARDGSVTAITGERLQVRARSLCLHGDTPGAAALALRVRRELLAAGVTLESFA; translated from the coding sequence ATGACCACGATCGACCTCAATGCCGACCTGGGTGAAGGGTTCGGCCGCTGGGCGCTGACCGATGACGACGCTCTGCTCTCCGTCGTCACCAGCGCCAATGTCGCCTGTGGATTTCACGCGGGTGACCCGTCCACCATGCGCCGGGTCTGTGATCTGGGCGCCGAGCGCGGGGTGGTGATCGGTGCCCAGGTCTCCTACCGGGATCTGGCCGGCTTCGGGCGCCGCGCGATGGAGGTTCCCGCGGATGAACTCGCGGACGAAGTCGCCTACCAGATCGGCGCGCTGGACGTGTTCGCACGGGCTGCGGGCACCCGGGTCTCGTACGTCAAACCGCATGGCGCGCTCTACAACCGCACGGTCCACGACGACGTCCAGGCCGGCGCGGTGGTCGCCGGTGTGCGGCTTGCCGGGGGCGGGCTCCCGGTGCTCGGCCTGCCCGGGTCCCGGCTGCTGGCCGCCGCCGCGGCGGCCGGCCTCGCACCGGTACCCGAGGCCTTCGCCGATCGCGCGTACACGGCGCAGTCCACCCTGGTGCCGCGCAGCCTGCCCGGCGCCGTGGTCCACGATCCCGACGCGGTGCTCGCCCGTGCGCTCTCCATGGCACGTGACGGTTCGGTGACAGCGATCACCGGTGAACGGCTTCAGGTACGGGCCCGCTCGCTCTGTCTGCACGGCGACACCCCGGGGGCGGCGGCACTCGCGCTTCGGGTGCGCCGTGAGCTCCTCGCCGCCGGTGTGACTCTGGAGTCGTTCGCTTGA
- a CDS encoding GTP-binding protein: MAFGRSSRKKQLVEPVTLKILVAGGFGVGKTTLVGAVSEIRPLRTEETLSEAGRPVDSVDGVEQKTTTTVAMDFGRITLREDLVLYLFGTPGQDRFWFLWDELALGALGAVVLVDTRRLEDCFAAIDYFERRSIAFTVAVNNFDGADRYPMETVRSALDLDPDVPLLMCDARDRESVKNVLVAVVEHAMVLADRVREHAVT, translated from the coding sequence ATGGCCTTCGGGCGCTCTAGCCGCAAGAAGCAGCTCGTCGAGCCGGTGACCCTGAAGATCCTGGTCGCCGGGGGGTTCGGAGTCGGCAAGACCACCCTGGTGGGCGCGGTCAGCGAGATCAGACCGCTGCGCACCGAGGAGACCCTGAGCGAGGCGGGCAGGCCGGTGGATTCGGTCGACGGGGTGGAGCAGAAGACCACCACCACCGTCGCCATGGACTTCGGACGGATCACCCTCCGCGAGGATCTGGTCCTCTATCTCTTCGGCACACCGGGGCAGGACCGGTTCTGGTTCCTGTGGGACGAACTCGCGCTCGGAGCTCTGGGGGCCGTCGTCCTGGTGGACACCCGCCGGCTCGAGGACTGCTTCGCCGCCATCGACTACTTCGAACGCCGCTCCATCGCGTTCACCGTCGCGGTCAACAACTTCGACGGGGCGGACCGTTATCCGATGGAGACGGTGCGTTCGGCGCTCGACCTCGACCCCGATGTGCCCCTGCTGATGTGTGACGCGCGCGACCGCGAGTCCGTCAAGAACGTCCTGGTCGCGGTCGTCGAACACGCCATGGTCCTCGCGGACCGGGTCCGCGAGCACGCCGTCACCTGA
- a CDS encoding HEAT repeat domain-containing protein: protein MIDPVIAPSGTLLGLLQRGRGDGTLHALAAPRAEALAALNHCVLSDPRHDWQVENRSLYYARLCLDLDGGLDEIERHLFDPEDHIDTEDTRTGLALAVLGHLASYDRDDALVLLRRYAATGANWAWALDELALRDDDAGLRALAGPVLSRFPVTPQGEAELAAAVRDAYEPRPWRLWADDPRETVGARVRAAGEQGSFDRWQRQMRPTGPRPGWSVQAVFDWAQQGLERGSELHLAAARCLTAVAGPQDRAAITEAARSGSDGARGAALHYLAEAQDPAVLDLIEEAVHSPVRTVSEAAVAAFERMCGDQALDRARGWAQRPDALGASAAGVLAARGGAQDAHLVLGALRETVRSEGPDTRLLWSLVDGAGRLGIACAAPVLRHVYRETASSHLRGSAARALAATDPTFGAGFAVECLWDCEETTREVAALHAETGDIRVVDRLRRLAADPAEEAEVQTAVRSRIGTEGTPH from the coding sequence ATGATCGATCCAGTCATAGCGCCGAGCGGCACGTTGCTCGGTCTCCTCCAGAGGGGCCGTGGTGACGGCACGCTGCATGCGCTCGCCGCGCCGCGCGCAGAGGCGCTCGCGGCCTTGAACCACTGCGTACTGAGCGACCCCCGCCACGACTGGCAGGTCGAGAACCGTTCGCTCTACTACGCACGGCTCTGCCTCGATCTCGACGGCGGTCTCGACGAGATCGAGCGCCACCTCTTCGACCCCGAGGACCACATCGACACCGAGGACACCAGGACCGGCCTGGCCCTCGCGGTCCTGGGGCACCTCGCCTCCTACGACAGGGACGACGCGCTCGTCCTGCTGCGGAGGTACGCGGCGACCGGCGCCAACTGGGCGTGGGCGCTCGACGAACTCGCGCTCCGTGACGACGACGCCGGGCTGCGTGCGCTCGCCGGGCCGGTGCTCAGCCGTTTCCCTGTCACCCCGCAGGGCGAGGCCGAGCTGGCTGCCGCGGTGCGGGATGCCTACGAGCCCCGGCCCTGGCGGCTCTGGGCCGACGACCCCCGGGAAACCGTCGGTGCACGGGTCAGGGCGGCGGGGGAGCAGGGATCCTTCGACCGCTGGCAGCGGCAGATGCGCCCGACCGGCCCCCGGCCCGGCTGGAGCGTCCAGGCTGTCTTCGACTGGGCCCAGCAGGGCCTGGAACGCGGCAGCGAGCTCCATCTGGCCGCGGCCCGCTGTCTCACGGCGGTGGCGGGCCCGCAGGACAGGGCTGCGATCACCGAGGCCGCCCGCAGCGGCAGCGACGGCGCCCGCGGCGCGGCACTGCACTATCTCGCCGAAGCACAGGACCCCGCCGTTCTCGACCTGATCGAGGAAGCGGTCCACAGCCCCGTCCGTACGGTCTCCGAAGCGGCCGTCGCCGCCTTCGAGCGCATGTGCGGGGACCAGGCGCTGGACCGGGCGCGCGGCTGGGCGCAGCGGCCCGACGCGCTGGGGGCCTCCGCCGCAGGGGTGCTCGCCGCCCGGGGCGGGGCGCAGGACGCGCATCTGGTGCTGGGCGCCCTGCGCGAGACCGTACGGTCCGAAGGCCCGGACACCCGGCTGCTGTGGAGCCTGGTCGACGGCGCGGGCCGGCTCGGCATCGCCTGCGCGGCGCCGGTGCTGCGCCATGTGTACCGCGAGACCGCCTCCTCCCACCTCCGCGGCAGCGCGGCCCGCGCGCTGGCGGCCACCGATCCCACCTTCGGGGCCGGATTCGCGGTCGAGTGCCTGTGGGACTGCGAGGAGACAACGAGGGAAGTAGCCGCTCTGCACGCCGAGACCGGTGACATCAGGGTCGTCGACCGGCTGCGGAGGCTCGCTGCCGATCCCGCCGAGGAGGCGGAGGTGCAGACCGCTGTGCGCAGCAGGATCGGAACCGAGGGGACACCGCACTGA
- a CDS encoding DUF742 domain-containing protein, giving the protein MSDGGRPPAHHWFDDDAGPVVRPYAMTRGRTGATGDHRLDLIALVVPEPAAEDPGRDQTLAPEHVEIVERCSTSPQSIAELATGLDLPVGVVRVLVGDLVDDELVHVTQPVPPAELPDVSILREVINGLRAL; this is encoded by the coding sequence ATGAGTGACGGGGGACGACCACCGGCCCACCACTGGTTCGACGACGACGCAGGACCTGTGGTGCGGCCGTACGCAATGACACGTGGCCGCACCGGGGCCACGGGAGACCACAGGCTCGACCTGATCGCGCTCGTCGTCCCCGAACCGGCGGCGGAGGACCCGGGAAGGGACCAGACCCTCGCGCCCGAGCACGTCGAGATCGTGGAGCGGTGCAGTACCTCTCCGCAGTCGATCGCCGAACTGGCGACCGGCCTCGACCTGCCCGTGGGTGTGGTGCGTGTGCTCGTCGGCGACCTGGTCGACGACGAACTTGTCCATGTGACCCAGCCCGTACCGCCGGCCGAGCTGCCGGACGTCAGTATTCTTCGTGAGGTAATCAATGGCCTTCGGGCGCTCTAG
- a CDS encoding sensor histidine kinase has translation MRFRGKSIRRKIVALLLVPLVALTVIWSYAVYLTGRDALQLMHAGTVIKKVGYPLSDSLREVQKERSLTLRYLVDPGASDVLTQLRAQRTGTDAVVARLRHNAAQDDARSALGPGAERRLQAVLDGFAGLGSLRRNAGDHEETRREAYDQYNRLGDRILDFLVDLPTLQNSGLDKEGKALVGVSRAGETLSREDALLGSALTAGRLDPRDRRDISDLVTARKVYYTDSLPALPRQDRDAFTGYWSGPATIPVRTEEDTAISGNPGSTTISGSASRWTTDAARTLEHLAVMETDARDGFRDRVRPAAIKVLAKDGIAALLGVGGLMVSLVVSVRIGRELARDLSRLRKEAHEASGVRLPSVMRRLAAGEQVDVETEAPRLEYERDEVGQVSQALNTLQRAAVEAAVRQADLRRGVSDVFVNLARRNQVLLHRQLTLLDTMERRTEDTEELADLFRLDHLTTRMRRHAEGLVILSGAAPSRQWRKPVQLMDVVRAAVAEVEDYERIEVRRLPRIGVKGPAVADLTHLIAELLENATVFSPPHTAVQVHGERVANGFTVEIHDRGLGIAPDALLDANLRLAETPEFELSDTDRLGLFVVSRLAQRQNVRVSLQPSPYGGTTAVIFIPVALLTDAPDTEASDTNGAGFRLDRPGGGGKRQKPGPRSALSPVPAAGRSPATVLDGPVELEPPVDETVFDATADLGDEDSSPGGIFRNRAVAVTRDQHQQTPDEGAPRSGPVRSTGPVGLPRRRRTPTLVSDHGRRVDTPVPLPSQDKPAGGGTDGLPRRVRQANLAPQLRGAPALAAEPRAVEKDDERDAEEVRSRMASLQRGWQRGRRDNSAEQPAGSSAAVGTGPDGTTPGTTSEETGR, from the coding sequence ATGCGCTTTCGCGGGAAGTCCATCCGCAGGAAGATCGTGGCGCTGTTGCTGGTCCCACTTGTCGCATTGACGGTGATCTGGTCCTACGCCGTCTACCTCACGGGCCGCGACGCCCTGCAGCTCATGCACGCGGGCACGGTCATCAAGAAGGTGGGCTACCCGCTGTCCGACTCCCTGCGGGAGGTCCAGAAGGAGCGGTCCCTGACCCTCCGCTATCTCGTGGACCCCGGCGCATCGGACGTCCTCACCCAACTGCGGGCCCAGCGCACCGGAACCGATGCCGTGGTCGCCAGACTGCGCCACAACGCGGCACAGGACGACGCCCGTTCGGCGCTGGGTCCGGGCGCGGAGCGGCGTCTGCAGGCCGTCCTCGACGGATTCGCCGGGCTGGGATCGCTGCGCCGCAACGCAGGTGACCACGAGGAGACCCGCCGCGAGGCCTACGACCAGTACAACCGGCTGGGCGACCGGATACTCGACTTCCTCGTCGATCTGCCCACACTGCAGAACTCGGGCCTCGACAAGGAGGGGAAGGCCCTCGTCGGTGTCAGCCGGGCCGGCGAAACACTCTCCCGTGAGGACGCGCTGCTCGGATCGGCCCTCACCGCGGGCCGGCTCGACCCCCGGGACAGGCGCGACATCTCGGACCTCGTCACCGCCCGCAAGGTCTACTACACCGACAGCCTGCCGGCGCTGCCCCGACAGGACCGGGACGCGTTCACCGGCTACTGGAGCGGTCCCGCCACCATTCCGGTGCGCACCGAGGAGGACACCGCGATCTCCGGGAACCCGGGGAGCACCACCATTTCCGGTTCGGCCTCGCGCTGGACCACGGATGCGGCCCGGACCCTCGAGCACCTCGCCGTGATGGAGACGGACGCCCGTGACGGGTTCCGGGACCGGGTGAGGCCCGCCGCGATCAAGGTGTTGGCCAAGGACGGCATCGCCGCGCTGCTCGGTGTGGGCGGACTGATGGTGTCGTTGGTGGTGTCCGTCCGGATCGGCCGCGAGCTGGCCCGCGACCTCAGCCGGCTCCGCAAGGAGGCGCATGAGGCCTCCGGGGTGCGGCTGCCGAGCGTCATGCGCCGTCTTGCGGCCGGTGAGCAGGTCGACGTGGAGACCGAGGCCCCGCGTCTGGAGTACGAGAGGGACGAGGTCGGTCAGGTCAGCCAGGCGCTCAACACCCTTCAGCGTGCCGCGGTGGAAGCGGCCGTGCGCCAGGCCGATCTGCGGCGAGGCGTCTCCGACGTGTTCGTGAACCTCGCCCGGCGCAATCAGGTTCTGCTGCACCGGCAGCTGACTCTGCTGGACACCATGGAGCGGCGGACCGAGGACACCGAGGAACTCGCGGACCTCTTCCGTCTGGACCACCTCACGACCCGTATGCGCCGGCACGCCGAGGGCCTGGTGATCCTCTCCGGAGCCGCCCCGTCCCGGCAGTGGCGCAAGCCGGTCCAGCTGATGGACGTCGTACGGGCGGCGGTTGCCGAGGTGGAGGACTACGAGCGCATCGAGGTCCGCCGGCTGCCGAGGATCGGTGTCAAGGGCCCGGCGGTCGCGGACCTCACCCACCTCATCGCCGAACTCCTGGAGAACGCGACGGTGTTCTCACCCCCGCACACCGCCGTACAGGTACACGGTGAGCGGGTAGCCAACGGCTTCACCGTGGAGATCCACGACCGCGGCCTCGGTATCGCACCCGATGCGCTCCTCGACGCCAATCTCCGTCTCGCCGAGACCCCCGAGTTCGAACTGTCGGACACCGACCGGCTCGGTCTGTTCGTGGTCAGCAGGCTCGCCCAACGGCAGAACGTCCGGGTCTCGCTGCAGCCTTCGCCCTACGGCGGAACCACCGCCGTGATCTTCATCCCGGTGGCGCTGCTCACCGACGCACCCGACACCGAGGCTTCCGACACCAACGGTGCCGGCTTCCGCCTCGACCGGCCCGGCGGTGGCGGCAAGCGCCAGAAGCCGGGTCCGCGCTCGGCACTGTCACCGGTCCCGGCCGCCGGCCGCTCGCCCGCGACCGTCCTCGACGGCCCGGTCGAGCTCGAACCGCCGGTGGACGAGACTGTCTTCGACGCGACGGCGGATCTCGGCGACGAGGACAGCTCTCCGGGCGGGATCTTCCGCAACCGCGCGGTCGCGGTGACGCGCGACCAGCACCAGCAGACACCCGACGAGGGAGCGCCGAGAAGCGGACCGGTACGGTCCACGGGCCCGGTCGGTCTGCCGCGACGACGCAGAACACCCACCCTCGTCTCTGACCACGGCCGCCGGGTCGACACCCCCGTCCCTCTGCCGTCGCAGGACAAGCCCGCCGGCGGAGGCACCGACGGGCTGCCCCGAAGAGTGCGCCAGGCGAATCTCGCCCCGCAGCTCAGGGGAGCGCCCGCGCTCGCGGCCGAACCGCGGGCCGTGGAGAAGGACGACGAGCGGGACGCCGAAGAAGTACGCAGTCGGATGGCTTCGCTTCAGCGCGGCTGGCAGCGGGGGCGCCGGGACAACTCGGCGGAGCAGCCGGCCGGATCATCCGCAGCCGTCGGCACCGGACCGGACGGCACAACGCCAGGAACAACATCGGAGGAGACCGGTCGATGA
- a CDS encoding ankyrin repeat domain-containing protein produces MSGTPDPEVVELATKVFDLARRGETGTLCAYVDAGVPPNLTNDRGDSLVMLAAYHGHAETVEALIARGADADRANDRGQTPLAGAVFKGEDAVVRALLAGGADPAAGTPSAMDTARMFGKAELVELFSTR; encoded by the coding sequence ATGAGCGGAACCCCGGATCCCGAGGTGGTCGAACTGGCGACGAAGGTCTTCGACCTCGCCCGCCGGGGCGAGACCGGGACGCTCTGTGCGTACGTCGACGCGGGAGTGCCGCCGAACCTCACCAACGACCGGGGCGACTCGCTGGTGATGCTTGCCGCCTACCACGGCCACGCGGAGACGGTGGAAGCGCTGATCGCCCGCGGCGCCGACGCCGACCGCGCCAACGACCGCGGGCAGACGCCGCTGGCCGGAGCGGTCTTCAAGGGCGAGGACGCCGTGGTCCGGGCGCTGCTCGCCGGTGGCGCCGACCCGGCCGCCGGAACGCCTTCCGCGATGGATACCGCGCGGATGTTCGGGAAGGCAGAGCTGGTGGAACTGTTCAGCACCCGCTGA
- the glpK gene encoding glycerol kinase GlpK, translating into MTDKFVAAIDQGTTSSRCIIFDHDGAIVAADQREHRQIFPRPGWVEHDASEIWSKVQAVVAGALARAGLRADQLSALGITNQRETTVLWDRATGKPVHNAIVWQDTRTSALCNDLGATDGQDRFREATGLPLASYFSGPKAAWLLDHVPGLRNRAEHGEIAFGTIDSWLIWNLTGGTDGGVHVTDVTNASRTMLMNLSTLQWDPSILAAMRVPEAVLPEIRSSAEVYGTAVGALAGVPVASALGDQQSALFGQACYDTGTAKNTYGTGSFLLLNTGDTPVASKNGLITTLGYRIGSDRPVYCLEGSIAITGALVQWFRDQLGIIRSADEIEALAASVDDNGGAYIVPAFSGLFAPYWRSDARGVITGLTRYVTKGHLARAVLEATSWQTREVVDAMYQDSGVRIRSLKVDGGMTGNNLLMQHQADVLGVPVIRPKVSETTCLGAAYAAGLATGVWSGLDELKAHWQRDVEWTPRMEDAARDREYANWRKAVERSFGWLDEDSRG; encoded by the coding sequence ATGACGGACAAGTTCGTCGCAGCGATCGATCAGGGCACCACATCGAGCCGCTGCATCATCTTCGATCACGACGGTGCGATCGTCGCAGCCGACCAGCGCGAACACCGCCAGATCTTCCCCCGTCCCGGCTGGGTGGAGCACGACGCGTCCGAGATCTGGTCGAAGGTCCAGGCCGTGGTGGCCGGGGCGCTGGCCAGGGCGGGGCTGCGGGCGGACCAGCTCAGCGCGCTCGGCATCACCAACCAGCGTGAGACGACGGTCCTGTGGGACAGGGCGACCGGCAAGCCGGTGCACAACGCGATCGTCTGGCAGGACACCCGCACCTCCGCGTTGTGCAACGACCTCGGCGCGACGGACGGTCAGGACCGGTTCCGTGAGGCGACCGGGCTACCGCTGGCCAGCTACTTCTCCGGGCCCAAGGCGGCCTGGCTGCTCGACCATGTGCCGGGCCTGCGCAACCGCGCCGAACACGGAGAGATCGCCTTCGGCACCATCGACTCCTGGCTGATCTGGAACCTCACCGGCGGCACGGACGGCGGTGTACACGTCACCGATGTCACCAACGCGTCACGCACGATGCTGATGAACCTCTCCACGCTCCAGTGGGACCCGTCGATCCTGGCCGCGATGCGGGTCCCCGAGGCGGTACTGCCGGAGATCCGTTCGTCGGCGGAGGTGTACGGGACGGCCGTCGGCGCGCTGGCGGGCGTGCCCGTCGCCTCGGCCCTGGGGGACCAGCAGTCCGCCCTCTTCGGTCAGGCCTGCTACGACACCGGTACGGCAAAGAACACGTACGGAACCGGAAGTTTCCTGCTGCTCAACACCGGTGACACCCCGGTGGCGTCGAAGAACGGGCTGATCACCACCCTCGGTTACCGGATCGGCAGCGACCGCCCGGTCTACTGCCTGGAGGGCTCGATCGCGATCACCGGCGCGCTGGTCCAGTGGTTCAGGGATCAGCTGGGCATCATCCGCAGCGCCGACGAGATCGAGGCCCTCGCCGCAAGCGTCGACGACAACGGAGGGGCGTACATCGTGCCCGCCTTCTCCGGACTCTTCGCGCCGTACTGGCGCTCGGACGCCCGTGGGGTCATCACCGGGCTGACCCGCTATGTGACCAAGGGACATCTGGCCCGTGCGGTGCTGGAGGCGACCAGTTGGCAGACCCGTGAAGTCGTCGACGCGATGTATCAGGACTCCGGCGTGCGGATCAGGTCGCTCAAGGTCGACGGCGGCATGACCGGGAACAATCTGCTGATGCAGCATCAGGCCGATGTGCTGGGCGTTCCGGTGATCCGGCCGAAGGTGTCGGAGACGACCTGTCTGGGTGCCGCCTACGCGGCCGGTCTCGCCACCGGCGTCTGGTCCGGCCTCGATGAACTCAAGGCCCACTGGCAGCGGGATGTGGAGTGGACCCCGCGGATGGAGGACGCCGCCCGGGACCGTGAGTACGCGAACTGGCGCAAGGCGGTGGAGCGTTCGTTCGGATGGCTCGACGAGGACTCACGGGGATAG